A window of Alphaproteobacteria bacterium genomic DNA:
GCTCTTGAAGTACAAGGAGATGTCGGGCGATCCCTTCTGGGAGCCCGCGCCGCTGCTCAAGCGACTGGTCGCCGAAGGCAAGAAGTTCGCCGACGTTTGATCTAGACTGGGATCATCACAAGGATATCCGGAGGGACACATGGACGCCGTCATCGTATCAACCGCCCGCACGCCGATCGGAAAGGCCTTCCGCGGCGCCTTCAACGACACCCATGGCGCCGAGATGGGCGCGCATGTCATCAAGCACGCCGCCGAGCGCGCCAAGCTCGAGCTGGGCGAGGTCGAGGACGTGCTGCTGGGCTGCGCCGCGCCCGAGGGCACCACGGGCTCCAACGTCGCGCGGGTCTCGGCGATCCGCGCCGGCGCGCCGGTCAGCGTCTCGGGCGCGACGGTCAACCGCTTCTGCTCCTCGGGCCTGCAGACCATCGCCATGGCCGCGCAGCGCGTGCTGGTCGACAAGGTGCCGGTGATGATCGCCGGCGGGCTGGAGTCGGTGTCGCTGGTGCAGGGCGGCGGCGGCAACAAGCACCGCCTGGTGAACCCCTGGGTGCAGGAGCACGTGCCCGGCATCTACCACAGCATGATCCAGACCGCCGACACGGTGGCGGCGCGCTACAAGATCAGCCGCGAGTACCAGGACGAGTACTCGCTGCAGAGCCAGATGCGCACCGCGGCGGGTCAGCAGGCCGGCAAGTTCGACGACGAGATCGTGCCGCTGGAAACCGAGATGCTGGTGACCGACAAGAACACCGGCGAGACCTCGAAGAAGAAGGTCAAGCTGACCAAGGACGAAGGCAACCGCGCCGACACGACCAAGGAAGGCCTCGCCAAGCTGCAGCCGGTGATGGGTCCCGACAAGTGGATCACCGCCGGCAACGCCAGCCAGCTCTCCGACGGCGCCTCGGCCGCTGTCGTCATGAGCGACGCCGAAGCCGCCAAGAGGGGCTTGAAGCCGCTGGGCATCTTCAAGGGCCTGGTGGTGGCCGGCTGCGAGCCCGACGAGATGGGCATCGGCCCGGTCTACGCCATCCCGAAGCTGCTCACCCGCTTCGGCCTGAAGATGGACGACATCGATTTGTGGGAGCTCAACGAGGCCTTCGCGGTGCAGGTGCTGTACTGCCGCGACAAGCTCGGCATCCCCAACGACAAGCTCAACGTCAACGGCGGCTCGATCTCGATCGGCCACCCCTTCGGCATGACCGGCGCGCGCTGCACCGGCCACATCCTGATCGAGGGCCGCCGGCGGAAGGCCAAGAACGTCGTCGTCACCATGTGCATCGGCGGCGGCATGGGCGCGGCC
This region includes:
- a CDS encoding acetyl-CoA C-acyltransferase translates to MDAVIVSTARTPIGKAFRGAFNDTHGAEMGAHVIKHAAERAKLELGEVEDVLLGCAAPEGTTGSNVARVSAIRAGAPVSVSGATVNRFCSSGLQTIAMAAQRVLVDKVPVMIAGGLESVSLVQGGGGNKHRLVNPWVQEHVPGIYHSMIQTADTVAARYKISREYQDEYSLQSQMRTAAGQQAGKFDDEIVPLETEMLVTDKNTGETSKKKVKLTKDEGNRADTTKEGLAKLQPVMGPDKWITAGNASQLSDGASAAVVMSDAEAAKRGLKPLGIFKGLVVAGCEPDEMGIGPVYAIPKLLTRFGLKMDDIDLWELNEAFAVQVLYCRDKLGIPNDKLNVNGGSISIGHPFGMTGARCTGHILIEGRRRKAKNVVVTMCIGGGMGAAGLFEVVQ